One Oryza sativa Japonica Group chromosome 8, ASM3414082v1 DNA window includes the following coding sequences:
- the LOC107277061 gene encoding protein VACUOLELESS GAMETOPHYTES — MKVKSDKDAPAPAEIRGHPFHPAHKLKLITADDAGAGRFVCDGCKELGGAGCARYECEEAGCDFDLHAPCALAPDVLPAGRALFKGGAASFVLLHEPPPTAAPDDGDVRVCDACGDDVRGFVYHCFDRDLDLHPCCAHLPGRVALGGAAFELSSGGTAPRRCLLCTEEGSRPHLRRNYWTYSSDDLDGEAVHLHVACVKRMAYESSRAGSSSSHRTDGGGGGRNMPVIRAPVQAAVALRKKNGRPRSKLKKLLKIVVFVLRVIAGVLFGDPTAMAVAVVGLVFPNG; from the coding sequence ATGAAGGTGAAGAGCGACAAGgatgcgccggcgccggcggagatCCGCGGCCACCCGTTCCACCCGGCGCACAAGCTGAAACTGATCACCGCCGACGACGCGGGGGCGGGGAGGTTCGTGTGCGACGGCTGCAaggagctcggcggcgccggctgcgcGCGGTACGAGTGCGAGGAGGCCGGGTGCGACTTCGACCTCCACGCGCCGTGCGCGCTGGCGCCGGACGTCCTGCCGGCGGGGCGCGCGCTGTTCAAGGGTGGAGCCGCGTCGTTCGTGCTCCTCCACGAGCccccgccgacggcggcgcccgacgacggcgacgtcaGGGTCTGCGACGCGTGCGGCGACGACGTGCGCGGCTTCGTCTACCACTGCTTCGACCGCGACCTCGACCTCCACCCCTGCTGCGCGCACCTGCCGGGCCGCGTCGCTCTCGGCGGGGCCGCGTTCGAGCTCTCCTCCGGCGGCACGGCTCCCCGGCGGTGCCTCCTCTGCAcggaggaggggagccgcccccacctccgccgcaaCTACTGGACGTACAGCTCCGACGacctcgacggcgaggccgtGCACCTGCACGTGGCGTGCGTGAAGAGGATGGCCTACGAGAGCTCTAGagccggcagcagcagcagccaccgcaccgacggcggcggcggcggccggaacaTGCCGGTGATCAGGGCTCCGGttcaggcggcggtggctctgCGGAAGAAGAACGGGAGGCCTAGGAGCAAGCTCAAGAAGCTCCTCAAGATCGTCGTGTTCGTCCTCCGCGTCATCGCCGGCGTGTTGTTCGGTGACCCGACGGCGATGGCCGTGGCGGTGGTGGGGTTAGTCTTCCCCAACGGTTAG